From Cucumis melo cultivar AY chromosome 1, USDA_Cmelo_AY_1.0, whole genome shotgun sequence, a single genomic window includes:
- the LOC103501244 gene encoding cysteine synthase 2: MVTTNKQSEVETSAALVLRSAAFQFIISSMAPVTDRAAGATIAAISVSVVLFSYLFIKHHPKDRSTKNTKPFSLSKRSPKNGVVGAIGNTPLIRINSLSEATGCEILGKCEFLNPGGSVKDRVAVKVIEEALESGELVEGGVVTEGSAGSTAISLATVAPAYGCKCHVVIPDDAAIEKSQILEALGAHVERVRPVSITHRDHYVNIARRRAAQANELALKRKTEEQLCVGDLEQINGHIYDGETQDYSFLSNCKGGFFADQFENLANYRAHYEGTGPEIWEQTGGCIDAFIAAAGTGGTVAGVSRFLKEKNPNVKCFLIDPPGSGLFNKVTRGVMYTKEEAEGRRLKNPFDTITEGIGINRLTQNFLMAELDGAFRGTDREAVEMSRYLLRNDGLFLGSSSAMNCVGAVKLAQSIGPGKTIVTILCDSGMRHLSKFFSSEYLSRYNLTPKAAGLEFLESR, translated from the exons ATGGTAACAACCAACAAGCAATCAGAAGTCGAAACCTCTGCCGCCCTCGTTCTTCGTTCTGCTGCATTTCAATTTATAATCTCTTCCATGGCGCCTGTGACTGATCGAGCCGCAGGCGCCACTATTGCCGCCATCTCTGTTTCTGTTGTCCTCTTCtcttatctttttattaaacACCATCCCAAGGATCGCTCCACGAAGAACACAAAACCCTTCTCTTTATCGAAGAGAAGTCCAAAAAATGGGGTTGTAGGCGCCATTGGCAACACCCCTTTGATACGGATTAACAGCCTCTCTGAGGCCACCGGTTGTGAG ATTCTGGGGAAGTGCGAGTTCTTGAATCCTGGTGGGAGTGTAAAGGATAGAGTTGCAGTTAAGGTAATTGAAGAG GCCTTAGAATCTGGTGAGCTGGTTGAGGGTGGTGTAGTTACTGAGGGAAGCGCTGGAAGCACTGCTATAAGTCTTGCTACAGTTGCTCCAGCTTATGGTTGCAAGTGCCATGTGGTTATTCCAGATGACGCTGCTATTGAAAAA TCTCAAATACTTGAAGCACTTGGAGCGCATGTTGAAAGGGTAAGACCAGTGTCAATTACTCACAGAGATCATTATGTTAACATTGCTAGAAGGAGAGCAGCACAAGCCAATGAGCTAGCTTTGAAGCGTAAAACTGAAGAGCAACTATGTGTGGGAGACTTGGAACAAATTAATGGTCACATTTATGACGGAGAAACCCAAGATTATTCTTTCTTAAGTAATTGCAAAGGTGGCTTCTTTGCTGATCAATTTGAAAACTTGGCAAATTATCGAGCTCATTATGAGGGTACGGGACCAGAGATTTGGGAACAAACTGGTGGGTGCATCGATGCCTTTATTGCAGCTGCGGGAACCGGTGGTACTGTGGCCGGTGTTTCTAGGTTTCTAAAG GAGAAGAATCCAAATGTCAAGTGTTTCCTCATAGATCCACCTGGTTCTGGCCTGTTCAACAAGGTGACTAGAGGAGTTATGTACACCAAAGAGGAGGCTGAAGGACGAAGATTAAAGAATCCTTTTGACACAATAACTGAAGGAATTGGAATCAATAGATTAACGCAGAATTTCTTGATGGCAGAACTTGACGGGGCATTTCGTGGAACAGACAGGGAAGCTGTTGAAATGTCAAG ATATCTGTTGAGGAATGACGGGCTCTTTCTCGGGAGCTCTTCAGCCATGAATTGTGTTGGAGCTGTGAAATTGGCTCAATCAATTGGCCCCGGAAAAACCATCGTCACCATTCTTTGCGACAGTGGAATGAGGCATCTGAGCAAGTTTTTCAGTTCAGAGTATCTGAGTCGATACAATTTGACGCCCAAGGCTGCTGGCTTAGAATTCCTTGAATCCAGGTGA